Proteins encoded within one genomic window of Megalopta genalis isolate 19385.01 chromosome 10, iyMegGena1_principal, whole genome shotgun sequence:
- the Spec2 gene encoding CDC42 small effector protein Spec2, producing the protein MAGSGELWVQCFTCCLTQQGPRTRNGRQRSHQRLRIDRSMIGVPTNFRHTGHISSGDVDMTSAQLSNLQAQMQMKGGYDNAYGVKAC; encoded by the exons ATGGCTGGCAGCGGAGAACTTTGGGTGCAATGTTTTACCTGTTGTTTAACGCAACAAGGACCAAGGACGCGCAATGGAAGGCAACGGTCGCATCAGAGATTAAGGATAGACCGCAGTATGATAGGGGTGCCGACAAATTTTAGACATACCGGTCATATAAGCAGCGGAGATGTGGATATGACCAGTGCGCAATTGTCCAATTTACAAGCACAGATGCAGATGAAAGGAGGCTATGACAACGCTTATGGAGTTAAG GCATGTTGA
- the LOC117223342 gene encoding protein spaetzle — MGQEYRSPVLAFVALCLLILSIALNVGALPYHADEDTDQSLDTVEESRAAVNPEQQSVPETMTELDLNDTEDWSDNDDEPQRRDRRRTPIRYPIRRYRGFEQMQSDAKIVFPDMISRVPACKGSTYCEKVDGYPEHVVTQAIQRNVSLRYLASVDEMPQIQERLNANDDTPLCVATEQVIYPQTAENKENQWKYIANQDNFKQGVRIEKCSMESASCNVIGSPGEGYKTTCKQKYVYRQLAAVLSDGTMVPDTFKFPSSCCCHLTFTGSPFPRMAFNAGGQRSNNMTPAKPRRKK, encoded by the exons ATGGGACAAGAATATCGCAGTCCCGTCTTGGCATTCGTAGCACTTTGTCTTTTAATCCTATCG ATCGCACTGAACGTGGGTGCGTTACCATACCACGCAGATGAGGACACCGATCAATCTCTTGACACTGTCGAGGAATCAAGGGCGGCGGTGAACCCCGAACAACAATCAGTTCCAGAAACTATGACAGAATTGGACTTGAACGATACCGAGGATTGGTCCGACAACGATGACGAACCGCAACGAAGAGACCGCAGGCGTACGCCCATCAGATACCCGATTAGACGTTACAGAG GTTTTGAACAAATGCAGTCGGACGCTAAGATCGTGTTTCCTGACATGATTTCACGAGTGCCTGCCTGCAAGGGATCCACGTATTGCGAAAAGGTAGACGGTTATCCCGAGCACGTAGTAACCCAGGCGATTCAACGAAACGTTAGTCTCAGATATCTGGCTTCTGTTGACGAG ATGCCCCAAATACAAGAGAGGCTCAACGCAAATGACGACACGCCACTCTGCGTAGCAACT GAGCAAGTAATATATCCTCAAACAGCCGAGAACAAGGAAAACCAATGGAAATACATTGCGAATCAGGACAATTTTAAGCAGGGCGTACGTATTGAGAAGTGCAG CATGGAGAGCGCTAGTTGCAACGTGATCGGTTCACCTGGAGAGGGCTATAAAACAACCTGCAAGCAAAAATACGTTTATAGACAACTTGCAGCAGTGCTGTCGGACGGCACGATGGTCCCGGACACGTTTAAGTTTCCATCAAGTTGCTGTTGCCACCTGACGTTTACTGGAAGCCCGTTTCCAAGAATGGCGTTTAATGCGGGGGGACAGAGAAGTAATAACATGACACCTGCCAAACCACGAAGAAAGAAATGA
- the LOC143260193 gene encoding uncharacterized protein LOC143260193 isoform X2, with amino-acid sequence MHVRRYFDLNLIMSDIKSVLSFLCQHFKLSVNVFIKPEYFRLAKFNDCAENVVMVFWVVLNVLNYHVMQDKQVDIDFQHYDTV; translated from the exons ATGCACGTGCGACGTTACTTCGATTTGAATCTCATAATGTCCGATATAAAAAGCGTTTTATCTTTCTTGTGCCAACATTTTAAACTATCggtcaatgttttcattaaaccTGAATATTTTAGACTAGCAAAATTTAATGATTGTGCGGAAAATGTT GTTATGGTATTCTGGGTAGTATTAAACGTCTTGAATTATCACGTTATGCAAGACAAGCAGGTCGATATTGACTTTCAACATTATG ATACAGTGTGA
- the LOC143260193 gene encoding uncharacterized protein LOC143260193 isoform X1, producing the protein MHVRRYFDLNLIMSDIKSVLSFLCQHFKLSVNVFIKPEYFRLAKFNDCAENVVMVFWVVLNVLNYHVMQDKQVDIDFQHYGNSSTRTQKAFKFEFS; encoded by the exons ATGCACGTGCGACGTTACTTCGATTTGAATCTCATAATGTCCGATATAAAAAGCGTTTTATCTTTCTTGTGCCAACATTTTAAACTATCggtcaatgttttcattaaaccTGAATATTTTAGACTAGCAAAATTTAATGATTGTGCGGAAAATGTT GTTATGGTATTCTGGGTAGTATTAAACGTCTTGAATTATCACGTTATGCAAGACAAGCAGGTCGATATTGACTTTCAACATTATG GTAACAGTAGTACAAGAACACAAAAAGCATTCAAGTTCGAGTTCTCTTGA
- the LOC143260194 gene encoding ninjurin-A-like — MDLTLLSANANQLHYILETDREHSYFYPSLVTIGARLFLQIAVGIGLIWNSRYNVKDNAQMCKAECEQLDSDRHISGDYSQCGHIIVWGG, encoded by the coding sequence ATGGACCTGACTCTGTTGTCAGCAAATGCCAATCAGTTACATTACATTCTAGAGACCGACAGAGAGCATTCATACTTCTATCCATCGCTGGTCACGATAGGTGCCAGACTATTTCTTCAGATTGCAGTGGGGATAGGTTTGATTTGGAACAGCAGATACAACGTCAAGGACAATGCTCAAATGTGCAAGGCTGAGTGCGAACAACTGGACAGTGATCGGCATATTTCTGGTGACTATTCTCAATGTGGTCATATCATCGTTTGGGGTGGTTGA